ACGCGGAACCGCTCCGGCGGCAGCATGAACGCCAGCGATTCGGCGACCTCGTCCGCTTCCAGCGAAGAGGTGAACACCGCGACCCAGGGCAGCTCATCCGCCGTCCGGCCTTCCTGGACAATGGTCAGATCGCCCTGCGCCGCCAGGTTTTCCAGCAAGGGGCGGATGTCATGCTCATCAGCGGGCGTCAGTTCCAGAAACAGCGTCCACAGCTGCTCAGCCGCCGGCGCCGCATCCTGCGGGGATGCCGCCGTTTCGGCCTCGGGCGCTTGGCTTTCTATCGCCTCAAGCTGCCGTTGAATCTCTTCCTGCCGGCCACCGTCAGGCTCTTCTCCGTTCTTGTACGCGCCCAGCATCGACTGCAGCGCGTCTTTCGCCTGCAGGAACGCGTCCACCATCTCCACCGTCAGACCCATCGCGCCCTTGCGCACCCGGTCCAGCAGGTTTTCCAGCACATGGGTCAGCTCGGCCATTTCGGAGAAGCCGAAGGTAGCGGCGCCCCCTTTGATCGAATGGGCGGCGCGGAACACGGCGTGGAGATCTTCCTGCTCGGGATGGGCGACATCCATTGCCAGGAGCAACGACTCCATCGCAGCCAGATGCTCTTCCGTCTCGTCGAAAAAGACCTGGTGAAATTGGGACATGTCGATTGCCACAATCGTCCCCCCGTAGCGATGGCTGCGTTAACCGACCAGGCGCTTGACGACGTCCAGCAACTTCTGCGGATCGAACGGCTTGACCAGCCAGCCCGAAGCGCCCGCGGCCCTGCCCAGCGCCTTCATCTGGTCGCTGGATTCGGTGGTAAGCATCAGGATGGGAGTCGAATTGTAGGAGGGTTGCTTGCGCAGAGAACGGATCAGCGTCAATCCATCCATGCCCGGCATGTTCTGATCGGTCAACACCAGATCGAATTGCATGCTCTGCGCCTTGCTCAAGCCGGCATTGCCGTCCACGGCCTCGGCCACCTCGTAGCCTGCGCTCTTGAGGGTGAAACTGACCATCTGGCGAATCGACGCGGAGTCGTCCACCGTGAGAATTTTCTTAGGCATGGCGTTCCCGTTATCGAGAGACTCCCGTTGAAATACACGCGGCCGCGCGGATTCCGTCAAACCAGCCATGCCGGCGCCATCCAGCGCCGGCAACCGCCCCCAGGCCCGGCGGACACACCGCGGGCGTCATCCCGCACAGGCAGGAACGACACCGCAACGTCATCAATCTTCAACGACAATATCGGAATAGCACTATTCACACGCTCCCGCCATCCATCCCATAGATAAATCCCGCTCTCATGGCCGGCATGGATTACGCAATCATGCACCAGACCGGATGAATCACGTGGCATCTATTGAAAACAAGGATTTGGTGCAGATGGCATGCAGCGGACTGCGCATGCATCCGCCGCGGCATCGACCGCCACTTTCCTGCCGGCAACCGATGGCCGGCACGAAAAGCGAGCCAGGCGGGAGCGCGCCCGCGCGCCGCCCGGGCCATGCAGGCGGCGGCGCAAGCAAGGCCGGCTCAGGCAGCCGGCCGGATCGTGAACATCTTGTTGAAGCAGGCGATTTCGAAAACCTGCATCACCGCCTCCCGGCAGTTGACCAGCACCATCGATTTTTTCTGCCCTGCGGCTCTTTCCTTCAACAGCAGCAGCATGCCCAGCGCAGAACTGTCCAGAAACGGAACCTGGTCGAAATCAACCTGGATTTCCTGAACTTCGGGATTGTCCAGCAGCTCCTGGCTGGCTTGGCGGAATTCCTTGTGCAGATTGAAATCAAACTGCCCAATCAGCACCATCTTCCCGACATTCCCCTCTACTCTGACTATCGGTCTCATCACTGGTCCTCGGCTTTCCATAGGTTCGCGAACACATTGAACGAACGACGCAGCTGGATCCGGCCTCACGCCGGACACGTCGGCAGCCTCAATTCGAAGCAGGCGCCGCCCGCCACCTTGTTGTAACACCGTACACTCCCCCCCAGCTCTTCGGCCACCTTCTTCACGATCGCCAGCCCCAGGCCGGTTCCGCCCGGCCTTTGCGTGAAGAATGGTTCGAAAATCCGCTCCCTCACCGCTTCGTCTATCCCCGGCCCGTCGTCCTCGACGCAGAATACGACATCGGCGCCGTCGCTCGCCACCGCCAGGCCGACCCGCCCGCCCGGCGACGCGAACTGCAGCGCATTCTCGAGCAGATTGATCAGCGCGCCCTGCAGCGCCTTGCGGTCTATCAAGACCGTTATGGCAGAATCGGCGGGCAGATTGCAATCAAAAAACACACCTTTGTCATGGCATTGCGGGGCCAGTACGGCGCATACGTCTTCCAGCAGCGGCTCCAGCGGCGCCTTCTCCAGCGACGACACCTGGCCGCGCACGAAACCGAGCATGTTCTGGATCAGGCCTTCCAGCGCGCGCATCCTCGCCAGGCTCTTGTCGACAAAACGCGCCCGGTCTTCCGGACGGGGAATATCCTGCTTCAAGTTGGCCGTATACAACATCGCGCTGGCCAAGGGCGTGCGCAGCTGATGCGCCAGCGCGGCGGCCATGCTGCCCATCGACGCCAGTTTCTGCTGCTGCGCGAGCTCGCTATTGAGCTGATGCAGCCGCGTCACGTCGTGAATAAGCACAATCCGCCCCCCGGACGCAGGCAAATCCTGGTATTGAAGCGTCAGGCGCCTGGACTCGCCGCCGGCCTCCAACGCGAAGCTGCCATCCGCCTCCTGCGTCAGCAGCCGCTCCAGCACAGCCTCCCAATATTCTCCTATATAACAACCGCTTATCAGCGATTCCGCCGCCAGATTCTCGGCGATGACCCGCCCATCGGGAGACAGCTCCACCACGCCGGCCGGCAGCATCTTGAGCAACGACGCCAGCCGTTCCGCGAGCTCGGCATTCTCGTCGCGCTGTTTTCGCAACTGGCTGTTCGCCTCGTCCAACTGAGCGTTCAAAACATTGACCTGAACCTCAAGTTGTCTATATGCATCAATGAGTTGCCCGGAAACCGCATTGAATTGCTCGAACGCGGCCTCGAGCTGCTGCTGATCCTTCAGGCTTGAAACCATAGTCGGCATCGCTTCACTGTCATTTGTAAAAACCACTTAAACGGTATGATAATGACCAGCTCATGGCGCGCCAACACGCTGCAGGCCTCGCCGTGAGCAAAAAAAAACGGGAAAAACCAATATCTGGCGTATAAAGGGAAGTAGTACGCCATTCCAAAAGATGCTGCGGAGGTTTCTGTGTCAGAGCTTCTCAAAAAAATCGACGCCAGAACCAAACTGGCGGGCACCAACAAGCTGGAAATCCTGCTGTTCTCTCTGGGGCATGATCAGCGTACCGGTCGAAAAGAAATTTTTGGTATCAACGTATTCAAAGTGCGCGAAGTGATGCGCACCCCGGAGATCACCTCCGCTCCGGAAATGCCCTCGTCGGTGGAAGGCATGGTCAGCTTGCGCGGCGCGCTGGTTCCCGTGATCGATCTGGCGAAATATTCCGGCATCGTGACCAGCAACCGCCCGGAAATCATGATCGTCACCGAGTACAACGGCCATACCCAGGGCTTTCTGGTCGAAGCAGTGGACACCATCCTGCGCCTGGACTGGTCCGCGATGCGCGTGCCGCCGGACATGATCACCAACCGCATGGCCGGCCTGGTGACGGCCGTCACCGAGCTGGACAACGGCACGCTGGTGATGATGATGGACGTGGAAAAGGTTCTGGCCGAAACCAGCATCATCGACGATGGCCATAGCTTCATCAATATCGAACCTGTCAAGGAAGAGCGCCGCATCTTCTTCGCCGACGACAGCGCGGTCGCCCGCAAGCAGATCGAGCGCACGCTGGAAGCGATGAACATCAAGTACACCTCGGCCATCAACGGCATGCGCGGCTGGGAAGACCTGCAAAAGATGGCCCAGCAAGCCGAAGCCGCCGGGCGCAAACTGTCCGACGAGCTGCATCTGGTGTTGACCGACGTGGAAATGCCGGAGATGGACGGCTATATGCTGACCAAGATGATCAAGAGCGACCCGCGCTTCGCCGGCATCCCGGTGCTGATGCACTCGTCTCTGTCCGGCTCGTCGAACCAGAAGCTCGGCGAGTCGGTTGGCGTGGATTCCTACGTTTCCAAATTCGAACCGCAGAAGCTCGCCAGCAAGCTGCGCCAGATGCTGAAACTGGAACCCAGCAACTAACAGGCCTTCTTCAAGATTTTCAAGGGATAGGGATACGACATGCCTAGCACCGACGCCTCCTTGCTCGCCAGTGTTGACGCCAGGACCAAGCTAGCCGGCTCCAACAAGATGGAGATTCTGCTGTTCTCGCTGGGAACGCGCGAAACATTCGGCATCAATGTGTTCAAGGTGCGCGAGGTCTCGCAGACGCCGACCATCACCAAGACGCCCAATATGCCGTTCGGGGTGGAAGGCGTGCTGTCCTTGCGCGGCAACATCATCCCTGTGATCTCGCTGGCCAAGTTCATCGGCCACGACCATGGCGGCAGCAAATTCGACACCATGATCGTCACCGAGTTCAACAAGAGCACCCAGGCCTTCCTGGTGGACTCGGTCGACCGCATCATCCGCGTCGACTGGGACAAGGTGCGGGCGCCGGAGAACATCATGGCGGCCGCCGGCACCAACCAGAACCTGATCACCGCGGTGACCGAGCTGGAAAACGGCAAGCTGGTCTCCATCCTCGACGTCGAACAGATTCTGGCCAGCGTGGTCGGCGAACCCCGCCTGCCCGACGTGCCCACTGCCCAGCTGGAAACCGACCAGTACATCTTCTTCGTCGACGATTCAGTGGTGGCGCGCAAGGAAATCACCGGTGTGCTGGAAAAAATGGGCATCAAGTTCCAGCAGGCCACCAACGGCCGCGAGGCCTGGGACCGCCTGCAGGTGCTGGCCGGCCGCAACTGGGCAGACGGCGAATGCCTGCACGATTATCTGAAAATCATCCTGGTTGATGCCGAAATGCCGGAAATGGACGGCTACGTGCTGACCAAGCTGATCAAGTCCGATCAGCGCTTCAAGGGCATTCCGGTGATCATGCACTCGTCGCTGTCGTCCAACGCCAACCGAGCGATGGGCTCCAGTGTCGGGGTGGATTCCTACGTTGCCAAGTTCGACCCCGGCGTTCTGGCAGAAACTTTGATTCCATTCCTGCAAAGGTAGTCGCTACAATGTGCGCCTTGATGGAACATAGATAATTCAGGATATACCTCGATGTCAGACAAGAATATGCGATTCCTGGTCGTGGACGACTTCTCCACCATGCGCAGAATCGTCCGCAATCTGCTGAAAGAGCTGGGTTTCACCAACGTCGACGAGGCCGAGGACGGCCAGGTCGCGCTGCACAAGCTGAAAACCCAGAGCTTCGACTTCGTCGTCTCCGACTGGAACATGCCCAATATGACGGGCATCGAGCTACTCAAGGCAGTACGGGCGGACCCCCAGCTGAAGCATCTTCCCTTCATGATGATCACTGCCGAGGCCAAAAGGGAAAACATCATCGAGGCGGCCATGGCCGGCGCCAGCGGCTACATTGTGAAACCGTTCACCGCCGCGACCATGGAAGAGAAGATGAACAAAATCTTCCAGAACATGAACAAGCCAGCCTGAGCATCAAACAAGACTGCCCGCATTTGCATTGAGGAGGATTGAACGTGCCGGATCATATTATGGAGAACGGGGACTCGCCGGAACTGGAGGCGTTGTTCGACAGCATCGCCCAGCAGCAGGATAGCGAACCCGAGCCGCCTGCCGCCGCGGCAGCACCGGCCGGCCAAGAGGCCGGCGCCAAATTGTTCTCGAGCGAGACCAATCCTTCGACGATGTATGAGCACATTGGACAGATGACCCGCAAGATGCACGACGCCCTGCGCGATCTGGGGTACGACAAGTCGCTGGAAAAAGTGGCCGAAACCATCCCCGACGCCAAGGATCGGCTGGCCTATATCGCCACGCTGACGGAAAACTCCGCCGAGCGGGTGCTGAACGCCACCGATATCGCCAAGCCGTTTCAGGACAAGCTGGAAAGCCAGGCCCAGGCACTCAGCGAGCGCTGGGAAAAACTGTACGCCAACCTGCTGAGCGTGGAAGAATTCAAGCGCTTGGCGGAAGAAACCCGGCAGTACCTCAAGGATGTGCCGAACCAGACCCAGGCCACCAATACCCAGTTGCTCGAGATCGTGATGGCGCAGGACTTCCAGGACCTGACCGGCCAAGTGATCAAGAAAATGATGGGCATGGTCAAGATCCTGGAAACCGAACTAGTCAATTTCCTGATCGAGTTCTCCCCCGACGACAAGAAGGGCGAACTGAATACCAGCTTGCTGAACGGCCCGGTCATCAATCCGGAAGGCAAGACCGACGTGGTCACCAGCCAGCAGCAGGTGGACGACCTGCTGGAAAGCCTCGGCTTCTAAAGCAACGCAAGCAAGACAACGCAGAACGGGTGGGGTGAAATATGAGCGAATTTGGCGGCATGGAAGAGTTGCTTCAGGACTTCCTGATGGAGTCCACCGACCTGCTGTCCGACGTGGACAACAAGCTGGTCGAACTGGAAAAACGCCCGGAAGACAAGGCCCTGCTCAACGACATCTTCCGCGGCTTCCACACCATCAAGGGCGGCGCCGGCTTCCTCAACGTCATCCCCATGGTCAATCTGTGCCACCGCACCGAGAACCTGTTCGACAAGCTGCGCAACGGCGAGATGCATATCACGCCCGAGGTGATGGACGTGATTCTCGACGCCACCGGGATCGTCCGCGACATGTTCGGCACCCTGGGCCAGGGCCTGATGCCGGGCGACGCCGACGCCCGCGTGCTGGCCGCGCTGGATGCCGCGCTGGCCGGAGAGCCGGTCGCGGCTGAAGTCCACCACGCGGAACCGGCGGCGGCGCCTGCCGCCGTTGCCGAAGCGGCTCCGGCCCCCGCCGGCAACGGACCGGACTGGAACCAACTGTACCAGGCTGTCACGCCGAATGCGGCAGCCGCTCCCGCGAGCGCGGC
This genomic window from Chromobacterium violaceum ATCC 12472 contains:
- a CDS encoding chemotaxis protein gives rise to the protein MPSTDASLLASVDARTKLAGSNKMEILLFSLGTRETFGINVFKVREVSQTPTITKTPNMPFGVEGVLSLRGNIIPVISLAKFIGHDHGGSKFDTMIVTEFNKSTQAFLVDSVDRIIRVDWDKVRAPENIMAAAGTNQNLITAVTELENGKLVSILDVEQILASVVGEPRLPDVPTAQLETDQYIFFVDDSVVARKEITGVLEKMGIKFQQATNGREAWDRLQVLAGRNWADGECLHDYLKIILVDAEMPEMDGYVLTKLIKSDQRFKGIPVIMHSSLSSNANRAMGSSVGVDSYVAKFDPGVLAETLIPFLQR
- a CDS encoding chemotaxis protein, whose amino-acid sequence is MSELLKKIDARTKLAGTNKLEILLFSLGHDQRTGRKEIFGINVFKVREVMRTPEITSAPEMPSSVEGMVSLRGALVPVIDLAKYSGIVTSNRPEIMIVTEYNGHTQGFLVEAVDTILRLDWSAMRVPPDMITNRMAGLVTAVTELDNGTLVMMMDVEKVLAETSIIDDGHSFINIEPVKEERRIFFADDSAVARKQIERTLEAMNIKYTSAINGMRGWEDLQKMAQQAEAAGRKLSDELHLVLTDVEMPEMDGYMLTKMIKSDPRFAGIPVLMHSSLSGSSNQKLGESVGVDSYVSKFEPQKLASKLRQMLKLEPSN
- a CDS encoding STAS domain-containing protein, with the protein product MRPIVRVEGNVGKMVLIGQFDFNLHKEFRQASQELLDNPEVQEIQVDFDQVPFLDSSALGMLLLLKERAAGQKKSMVLVNCREAVMQVFEIACFNKMFTIRPAA
- the cheZ gene encoding protein phosphatase CheZ; its protein translation is MPDHIMENGDSPELEALFDSIAQQQDSEPEPPAAAAAPAGQEAGAKLFSSETNPSTMYEHIGQMTRKMHDALRDLGYDKSLEKVAETIPDAKDRLAYIATLTENSAERVLNATDIAKPFQDKLESQAQALSERWEKLYANLLSVEEFKRLAEETRQYLKDVPNQTQATNTQLLEIVMAQDFQDLTGQVIKKMMGMVKILETELVNFLIEFSPDDKKGELNTSLLNGPVINPEGKTDVVTSQQQVDDLLESLGF
- a CDS encoding sensor histidine kinase, translating into MVSSLKDQQQLEAAFEQFNAVSGQLIDAYRQLEVQVNVLNAQLDEANSQLRKQRDENAELAERLASLLKMLPAGVVELSPDGRVIAENLAAESLISGCYIGEYWEAVLERLLTQEADGSFALEAGGESRRLTLQYQDLPASGGRIVLIHDVTRLHQLNSELAQQQKLASMGSMAAALAHQLRTPLASAMLYTANLKQDIPRPEDRARFVDKSLARMRALEGLIQNMLGFVRGQVSSLEKAPLEPLLEDVCAVLAPQCHDKGVFFDCNLPADSAITVLIDRKALQGALINLLENALQFASPGGRVGLAVASDGADVVFCVEDDGPGIDEAVRERIFEPFFTQRPGGTGLGLAIVKKVAEELGGSVRCYNKVAGGACFELRLPTCPA
- a CDS encoding response regulator, whose amino-acid sequence is MPKKILTVDDSASIRQMVSFTLKSAGYEVAEAVDGNAGLSKAQSMQFDLVLTDQNMPGMDGLTLIRSLRKQPSYNSTPILMLTTESSDQMKALGRAAGASGWLVKPFDPQKLLDVVKRLVG
- the cheY gene encoding chemotaxis response regulator CheY: MSDKNMRFLVVDDFSTMRRIVRNLLKELGFTNVDEAEDGQVALHKLKTQSFDFVVSDWNMPNMTGIELLKAVRADPQLKHLPFMMITAEAKRENIIEAAMAGASGYIVKPFTAATMEEKMNKIFQNMNKPA